One stretch of Bosea vaviloviae DNA includes these proteins:
- a CDS encoding Do family serine endopeptidase, whose protein sequence is MPGRSRPIHLAVALALLMAVAMESAVQAQPKQAPETRQQITLSFAPIVRQSVASVVNVYGARVEKQPRNPFMDDPFFRRFFGDRGFGVPQERVQRSLGSGVVVDASGLVVTNNHVIEGMSEVKVAFADKREVEATILLRDPRTDLAVLKLKGVKDLAAIELADSDKVEIGDLVLAIGNPFGVGQTVTQGIVSALARTQIGVGDAQSFIQTDAAINPGNSGGALVDMQGRVVGINTAIFSRSGGSIGIGFAIPSAMVRVVVESARAGATTVRRPWFGARLQALTNDVADGLGLDRPAGSVVASVVEKGPAAEAGLRRSDVILAIDGLGVDDPEAFGYRFATRPLNGTAGLTVLRGGKRLTLPVKLIPAPETRPRDAVVLAGRSPLTGLTVMNLSPAVSEELSIDAATEGVAVSEIEEGSVAARVGFQKGDIIQALNGERMATSRDIENATKERKRAWEVTISRAGQTVTSVFPG, encoded by the coding sequence ATGCCAGGCCGTTCGAGACCCATCCACCTTGCCGTAGCGCTCGCCTTGCTGATGGCGGTCGCGATGGAGAGTGCCGTCCAGGCCCAGCCGAAGCAGGCCCCCGAAACCCGCCAGCAGATCACGCTCTCTTTTGCGCCGATCGTGCGCCAGAGCGTGGCGAGCGTCGTCAATGTCTATGGCGCGCGTGTCGAGAAGCAGCCGCGCAACCCCTTCATGGACGATCCGTTCTTCCGCCGCTTCTTCGGCGATCGCGGCTTCGGCGTGCCGCAGGAGCGCGTGCAGCGCTCGCTCGGCTCCGGCGTCGTGGTCGATGCCTCGGGCCTCGTCGTCACCAACAACCACGTCATCGAGGGCATGAGCGAGGTCAAGGTCGCCTTCGCCGACAAGCGCGAGGTCGAGGCGACGATCCTGCTGCGCGACCCGCGCACCGATCTCGCGGTGCTGAAGCTCAAGGGCGTCAAGGATCTCGCCGCGATCGAGCTCGCCGATTCCGACAAGGTCGAGATCGGCGACCTGGTGCTGGCGATCGGCAATCCCTTCGGCGTCGGCCAGACGGTGACGCAAGGCATCGTCTCGGCGCTGGCGCGTACGCAGATCGGCGTCGGCGACGCGCAGTCCTTCATCCAGACCGACGCCGCGATCAACCCCGGCAATTCCGGTGGCGCGCTGGTCGACATGCAGGGCCGCGTCGTCGGCATCAACACCGCGATCTTCTCGCGCTCGGGCGGCAGCATCGGCATCGGTTTTGCCATCCCCTCCGCCATGGTGCGCGTCGTGGTCGAGAGCGCGCGAGCGGGTGCGACGACGGTGCGCAGGCCCTGGTTCGGAGCCCGGCTCCAGGCCTTGACGAACGATGTCGCCGACGGGCTCGGGCTCGACCGGCCGGCAGGTTCCGTCGTCGCCAGCGTGGTCGAGAAGGGGCCGGCTGCTGAAGCCGGCCTGCGTCGCTCCGACGTGATCCTGGCGATCGACGGCCTCGGGGTCGATGATCCCGAGGCCTTCGGCTATCGCTTCGCCACCCGCCCGCTCAACGGTACGGCCGGGCTGACCGTGCTGCGCGGCGGCAAGCGATTGACGCTGCCGGTCAAGTTGATCCCGGCGCCGGAAACGCGCCCGCGCGACGCCGTCGTCCTGGCGGGGCGCTCGCCTTTGACCGGGCTCACGGTGATGAACCTGTCGCCGGCCGTCTCCGAGGAGCTTTCGATCGATGCCGCGACCGAGGGCGTCGCCGTCAGCGAGATCGAGGAGGGCAGCGTGGCAGCGCGCGTCGGCTTCCAGAAGGGTGACATCATCCAGGCACTCAACGGTGAGCGCATGGCGACGTCGCGGGATATCGAAAACGCCACCAAGGAGCGCAAGCGCGCCTGGGAAGTGACGATCTCGCGCGCTGGCCAGACCGTGACCTCGGTCTTCCCCGGGTGA
- a CDS encoding tripartite tricarboxylate transporter substrate-binding protein translates to MLKSIASISALAAALSVSAPAAAQESYPSKPITMIVPFAAGGSSDVIARLVGDEMGRALGQRIVMENMGGAGGATALTRASRAEPDGYTIVIGNSGTNAASYTIYPDLKYTNADFAPIGLVAKTSPMIALKLDFPAKDLMEFVAYAKANPGKVSLGHAGVGSSNYLICRNFVKAAGVDVALVSYRGAGPALNDLMGGQIDGVCDAATSLYGAVESKKVKALAVATPGRLASLPDVPTSKEAGLPAFEAQGWNALFAPKNTPQPIIAKLNEALKTALSSQTLQGRFKELSSVPPTAEEVTPAFVAGFVPGEIERYRLLLQDK, encoded by the coding sequence CTGGCTGCCGCGCTGTCGGTGTCGGCGCCTGCCGCCGCGCAGGAGAGCTACCCCTCCAAGCCGATCACCATGATCGTGCCCTTCGCGGCGGGCGGCTCGTCGGACGTCATCGCGCGCCTTGTCGGTGACGAGATGGGGCGGGCGCTCGGGCAGCGCATCGTGATGGAGAATATGGGCGGGGCAGGCGGGGCGACGGCCTTGACGCGCGCCTCCCGCGCCGAGCCGGATGGCTACACGATCGTGATCGGCAATAGCGGCACCAATGCCGCCTCCTATACGATCTATCCCGACCTCAAATACACCAATGCGGATTTCGCGCCGATCGGCCTCGTCGCCAAGACCTCGCCGATGATCGCGCTGAAGCTCGATTTCCCGGCCAAGGACCTGATGGAGTTCGTCGCTTACGCCAAGGCCAATCCGGGCAAGGTCAGCCTCGGGCATGCCGGCGTCGGCTCGTCGAATTATCTGATCTGCCGCAATTTCGTGAAGGCGGCCGGCGTCGATGTGGCGCTGGTCAGCTATCGTGGTGCAGGGCCGGCGCTGAACGACCTGATGGGCGGGCAGATCGACGGTGTCTGCGATGCTGCGACATCCTTGTACGGCGCGGTCGAAAGCAAGAAGGTGAAGGCCCTGGCGGTGGCGACGCCGGGACGGCTTGCGAGCCTGCCCGACGTTCCGACCTCGAAGGAGGCCGGTCTGCCGGCCTTCGAGGCGCAGGGTTGGAACGCGCTGTTTGCCCCGAAGAACACGCCGCAGCCGATCATCGCCAAGCTGAATGAGGCTTTGAAAACAGCGCTTTCGAGCCAGACGCTGCAGGGTCGATTCAAGGAGCTCTCTTCGGTTCCGCCCACGGCCGAGGAGGTGACGCCTGCCTTCGTCGCAGGCTTCGTGCCCGGCGAGATCGAGCGCTACCGCTTGCTGCTGCAGGATAAGTGA